The Lactobacillus sp. CBA3605 genome contains a region encoding:
- a CDS encoding DNA internalization-related competence protein ComEC/Rec2 translates to MSSWLVGQQWPAAGLLGLWGLRLIYMRQRRLLMGSVCIMVVMAGWLIFKNRQFAQISGEMPQTVTLSITVQPDQIRFKGGQYQLLATSVHGRLISYGRLASAAEKQQLSQITQRTQWQVVGELAPVGPPTNPGQFDGPSYYRSQGIYRQLTIKKITALTSAPRTGWLGGLDWIHQVRQQFSLTLERLPPTLQLYAKSLLVGLRPVNFRPQMTSVQQLGLMHLFSLSGLHVILLVRMLRWVLVRGHLSQTAIDYWLLGLLPVYLVFGGGADSLQRAVITAWLPLGWQLLTRQASGALAGWSLALLIGIWTNPLVLLQLGGQLSYGLALLLILAPPMPAWRLSGWVQLLSLPVILTATAQWHLLTLLVNLIVAPLFSWGLLPLTIIGASLGQYSLTIATWCEQGLALFQRGIDWVGTLPGLLTIGRPVPWLAWGLTLTTLWLLRTPAKRWAIRLGLAYLGLILSIRWPLRGAVQFIDIGQGDSILIRQPFNRQVSLIDTGGRLHFPTPAWQTGGQSQARVETITVNYLHQLGLNHLDTVYLSHKDVDHIGDLGRLLQLIKVQQVVVPAGMAGLPKFKQLLAQAKWRPRVREVVAGQRFADGLTALHPFQPGHAENADSLVLTGRFGGQQFMFTGDLDQAGERAIVARYPMLRVDVLKLGHHGSKTASNYQALQQLQVRRAILSVGRHNRYGHPNQETLTTLAQQHIITYSTALQGMITYRFGGGRASTWQTFLKEGNFYQRTAGHAGPSAR, encoded by the coding sequence TTGAGTAGTTGGCTTGTTGGACAACAATGGCCAGCAGCCGGGTTGTTAGGTCTGTGGGGACTACGACTTATTTATATGCGACAACGGCGACTACTAATGGGCTCGGTGTGTATCATGGTGGTCATGGCCGGTTGGTTGATTTTTAAAAACCGACAGTTTGCTCAGATTAGTGGCGAAATGCCACAAACGGTTACGTTATCGATTACGGTTCAACCCGACCAAATTAGGTTTAAAGGTGGTCAGTATCAGTTGCTGGCAACCAGTGTCCATGGTCGGCTAATCAGCTATGGTCGGCTAGCTTCAGCTGCTGAAAAGCAACAGTTAAGTCAGATCACGCAACGGACGCAGTGGCAAGTGGTGGGCGAACTAGCACCGGTTGGGCCACCGACCAATCCTGGTCAATTCGATGGGCCTAGTTATTATCGTAGTCAAGGTATTTATCGCCAATTAACAATTAAAAAAATAACGGCTTTAACCTCGGCACCACGAACTGGTTGGCTAGGTGGTCTAGACTGGATTCATCAAGTGCGACAACAGTTTAGCTTGACATTGGAACGGTTACCACCGACGTTGCAATTATATGCTAAAAGCTTGTTGGTGGGACTACGGCCGGTTAATTTTCGGCCGCAAATGACGAGCGTGCAACAGTTGGGATTGATGCACTTATTTAGTTTGTCAGGACTCCATGTGATTTTACTGGTTAGGATGTTGCGGTGGGTACTAGTTCGGGGACACTTGAGCCAGACGGCGATTGATTATTGGCTATTAGGCTTATTGCCAGTATACTTGGTCTTTGGCGGTGGCGCGGATAGCTTGCAACGTGCCGTAATCACTGCTTGGTTACCGCTGGGCTGGCAATTGCTAACGCGGCAAGCTAGTGGCGCATTAGCGGGGTGGAGTCTGGCCTTGTTAATCGGGATTTGGACGAATCCCTTGGTGTTATTACAATTAGGTGGGCAATTAAGTTATGGGTTAGCATTGCTCTTGATTTTAGCGCCACCAATGCCAGCTTGGCGGTTAAGCGGTTGGGTGCAACTGCTTAGTTTGCCTGTGATTTTAACGGCAACTGCCCAGTGGCATCTATTGACGCTGCTGGTCAATTTAATTGTGGCGCCACTATTTAGTTGGGGGTTACTGCCATTGACTATCATTGGCGCCAGTCTAGGACAATATTCGCTAACAATTGCGACTTGGTGTGAGCAAGGATTAGCTCTTTTTCAACGAGGGATTGATTGGGTCGGGACACTGCCAGGGTTATTGACGATAGGCCGCCCGGTCCCCTGGTTAGCTTGGGGGCTGACTTTAACCACGCTATGGCTATTACGGACTCCCGCTAAACGCTGGGCAATTCGCTTAGGATTAGCGTATTTAGGGCTGATTTTGAGTATTCGCTGGCCGTTACGTGGCGCAGTACAATTTATTGATATCGGTCAAGGTGATTCGATTTTAATCCGACAGCCATTTAATCGACAAGTTAGTCTGATTGATACAGGTGGTCGCTTACATTTTCCAACACCGGCCTGGCAAACTGGTGGGCAATCGCAAGCACGAGTTGAGACGATTACGGTTAATTATTTGCATCAACTAGGGCTGAATCATCTGGATACGGTTTATTTATCGCATAAAGATGTGGATCATATTGGTGATTTAGGCCGATTGTTGCAACTGATTAAGGTGCAACAAGTGGTGGTTCCGGCTGGCATGGCAGGTTTGCCTAAATTTAAGCAACTATTAGCACAAGCGAAGTGGCGACCACGGGTTAGAGAAGTCGTTGCCGGACAACGGTTTGCCGATGGCTTAACTGCGCTCCATCCGTTTCAGCCCGGTCATGCAGAGAATGCTGATTCATTAGTACTAACGGGGCGGTTTGGGGGGCAGCAGTTTATGTTCACTGGTGACCTGGATCAGGCTGGAGAGCGTGCCATTGTAGCTCGGTATCCGATGTTAAGAGTGGATGTGTTAAAATTAGGACATCATGGTAGTAAGACGGCCTCAAATTATCAGGCCTTACAACAGTTACAAGTCCGCCGAGCAATTCTGTCAGTTGGCCGGCATAATCGGTATGGTCATCCCAACCAGGAAACGTTGACGACGCTTGCACAACAACACATTATCACGTATTCAACAGCGTTGCAGGGGATGATTACGTATCGTTTTGGTGGCGGTCGCGCAAGCACCTGGCAAACATTTTTGAAGGAAGGTAATTTCTATCAACGCACAGCAGGCCATGCAGGACCTTCAGCCCGGTAA
- a CDS encoding ComE operon protein 2: MQDQRIPWDQYFMMQAVLLSTRSTCERLSVGATIVRDKRIIAGGYNGSVSGDVHCIDEGCYLVDGHCMRTIHAEMNAILQCAKFGAATDGAEIYVTDFPCLQCTKMLLQAGIKKIHYLRNYHNDAYAMSLIERKQVELQQVKFDQADLDKLSLDQILLKNN, encoded by the coding sequence ATGCAAGATCAACGAATTCCATGGGATCAATATTTTATGATGCAGGCGGTACTGTTATCAACGCGCAGTACGTGTGAACGATTATCAGTTGGTGCAACTATCGTGCGGGATAAACGCATTATTGCGGGTGGGTATAATGGCTCAGTTTCAGGCGATGTCCATTGTATTGATGAAGGATGTTATTTAGTTGACGGGCATTGTATGCGAACGATTCATGCAGAAATGAATGCTATTTTACAGTGTGCTAAGTTTGGTGCCGCCACGGACGGTGCTGAAATTTACGTGACAGATTTTCCTTGTTTGCAATGTACCAAAATGTTATTGCAGGCTGGGATTAAAAAAATTCATTATTTACGAAATTATCATAATGACGCTTATGCGATGTCATTAATTGAACGTAAGCAAGTCGAATTACAACAAGTTAAATTTGACCAAGCTGACTTAGATAAATTAAGTTTGGATCAAATTTTATTAAAAAATAACTAA
- a CDS encoding helix-hairpin-helix domain-containing protein, producing the protein MGLEILAWLKGHRWVAIALGGLSLGVVSIGLMMSLQSPRAPAPVADDALSSQSQPVASQHSSSPALVSSSSIATPPANATASSVGPLYVDVKGAVNQPGLYQVQATTRIADVIALAKGLQPQADQTQLNLAAKVTDQQVVYVPVKGEQVPATAKQPAGASASSVASGNGISQAATTVPSQANASTSTGPINLNTADVSALQQLAGVGQKKAERIIAYRDTHGGFKSVDDLKQVSGIGDKTLEKFRDQLTV; encoded by the coding sequence ATGGGATTAGAAATTTTAGCATGGCTAAAAGGCCATCGGTGGGTTGCCATTGCCCTAGGTGGCTTGAGTTTAGGCGTGGTTAGTATTGGACTGATGATGAGTTTGCAATCTCCAAGAGCGCCAGCACCAGTAGCCGATGATGCGCTAAGCAGTCAATCGCAACCAGTTGCCAGTCAGCATAGCAGTTCACCTGCCTTAGTTAGCAGTAGTAGCATTGCCACACCGCCGGCTAATGCTACGGCTAGTTCGGTAGGACCATTGTATGTTGATGTTAAAGGTGCGGTCAACCAGCCAGGTCTTTATCAGGTACAGGCCACAACTCGAATTGCGGATGTAATTGCTTTAGCGAAAGGGTTACAACCTCAAGCCGATCAGACCCAACTTAATCTAGCTGCCAAGGTTACCGATCAACAAGTTGTTTATGTGCCAGTAAAAGGTGAACAGGTGCCAGCCACTGCTAAACAACCAGCAGGTGCCAGTGCCAGTTCAGTAGCTAGCGGTAATGGTATAAGTCAGGCTGCAACGACGGTGCCCAGTCAGGCCAATGCTAGTACAAGTACGGGGCCGATTAATTTAAATACGGCGGATGTCAGTGCATTACAGCAGTTAGCCGGAGTCGGGCAAAAGAAGGCAGAAAGAATTATTGCCTATCGTGACACGCATGGTGGGTTTAAAAGTGTTGACGATTTGAAGCAAGTCAGTGGAATTGGCGATAAAACGTTAGAAAAATTCCGTGATCAGCTCACGGTCTAG
- a CDS encoding SepM family pheromone-processing serine protease: protein MKNVRQFIHRYWIGILVVIVVLGLFLVPLPDYIEGPGSANNLKSLVTVKGHPDKRAGKFMLTSVTLAKARPITWLYAQLNPHYSVVSAAEISGGEDDATYDKVQTFYMQSAINEAIATAYQAAKQTTHKTYRGIYVLAVQANSKFKRAVKVGDTITKVDGRHFTNAQGYQTYIAKQGIGRSVTITYRHNGHTKQFTAPLIKLSTKRAGIGIALTDNVKVTTKIPVKVNPGEIGGPSAGLMFSLQIYQQLTNQNLRRGRKIAGTGTIGADGSVGEIGGIDKKIIAAKKAGATIFLAPYVKPTKAILALEDGHQTNYQVAKATAKRYAPKLRVVPVTSFKQAVNYLARH from the coding sequence ATGAAAAATGTGCGCCAATTTATCCATCGTTATTGGATAGGCATTTTAGTAGTAATCGTCGTATTAGGGCTTTTTTTAGTGCCTTTACCAGATTATATTGAAGGCCCCGGGAGTGCTAATAACTTGAAATCGTTGGTCACAGTTAAGGGGCATCCAGACAAGCGGGCTGGTAAATTTATGTTGACTTCGGTTACCTTGGCAAAAGCACGGCCGATTACGTGGTTATATGCGCAACTAAACCCACATTATTCCGTCGTTAGTGCGGCTGAGATTAGCGGGGGCGAGGATGATGCTACTTACGACAAGGTCCAGACCTTTTATATGCAAAGTGCAATTAATGAAGCGATTGCAACGGCCTATCAGGCAGCTAAGCAAACGACTCATAAAACTTATCGTGGTATTTATGTTTTGGCAGTTCAAGCAAACTCTAAATTTAAACGAGCGGTCAAAGTGGGCGATACGATTACCAAAGTCGATGGCCGTCATTTTACTAATGCACAAGGTTATCAGACCTATATTGCGAAACAAGGTATCGGCAGGTCGGTGACTATTACGTATCGGCATAATGGGCACACTAAACAGTTCACTGCGCCATTAATTAAATTAAGTACTAAGCGTGCTGGAATTGGGATTGCATTGACCGATAATGTTAAAGTAACAACTAAAATTCCGGTCAAGGTTAATCCGGGTGAAATTGGGGGACCTTCGGCAGGGTTAATGTTCAGTCTCCAAATCTATCAACAACTAACCAATCAGAATTTACGGCGTGGTCGTAAGATTGCTGGAACTGGAACGATTGGGGCGGATGGGTCAGTCGGTGAAATTGGTGGCATTGATAAAAAAATTATTGCAGCTAAAAAAGCAGGTGCGACAATCTTTTTAGCCCCTTATGTGAAGCCGACAAAGGCCATCTTAGCATTAGAGGATGGGCATCAAACCAATTATCAGGTTGCAAAGGCGACGGCTAAACGTTATGCGCCTAAATTACGGGTCGTACCAGTAACGTCATTTAAGCAAGCAGTTAATTATTTAGCACGACATTAG
- the coaD gene encoding pantetheine-phosphate adenylyltransferase, whose product MTIAVFPGSFDPITRGHLDLIQRASRLFDQLIVAVMVNTSKQALFTPAEKVAMIAAEVQDLPNVQVKAATGLTVDFMAAEQATVLVRGLRNEQDFGYERDIAWMNQSLNATIETVCLVARPPYAYFSSSLIKEIAKMGTDISTYVPTAVAIKLQQRLQRQG is encoded by the coding sequence ATGACAATTGCGGTTTTTCCTGGTAGTTTTGATCCGATTACGCGCGGCCATTTAGATTTAATCCAACGGGCGAGTCGATTATTTGATCAATTAATCGTAGCGGTGATGGTCAATACCAGTAAGCAAGCACTATTTACACCCGCTGAGAAAGTTGCCATGATTGCGGCTGAAGTGCAGGACTTGCCCAATGTCCAAGTTAAGGCGGCCACTGGTCTGACAGTCGATTTTATGGCCGCAGAACAGGCCACAGTCTTAGTTCGTGGCTTACGTAATGAACAGGATTTTGGTTACGAACGAGATATTGCTTGGATGAATCAATCCTTAAATGCCACGATTGAGACAGTTTGCTTGGTTGCTCGGCCACCGTATGCTTATTTTTCGTCGAGTTTAATTAAGGAAATCGCTAAAATGGGCACGGATATTTCGACCTATGTGCCGACCGCTGTTGCAATTAAGCTACAACAACGGTTACAGAGGCAGGGCTAA